GCGCCTGAAAAAGAAACGCCGGGACCTGCTGGTCATTACGGACGTGTGCCTCTGCGAATACACCACGCACGGCCACTGCGGGCCCGTCAAGGGCGGGACTGTGGATAACGACGCCACGCTCGATATCATAGCGAAAGTCGCGGTCAGCCACGCCCGGGCGGGCGCCGACATCGTGGCCCCCTCGGGCATGATGGACGGGATGGTGCACGCCATACGGAGCGAGCTGGACTTCACCGGCTTCAAAGATACGATAATAATGTCCTACGCGGCCAAGTACGCGTCCGCAATGTACGGGCCCTTCCGGGAGGCCGCCGATTCGGGCTTCACCGGCTTCGACCGCGCCTCATACCAGATGGACTATCGCAACGGCGACGAGGCCCTGCGCGAGGTGGCGATGGACCTGGAGGAGGGCGCCGACATCGTCATGGTCAAGCCCGCTCTCTCCTATCTGGACATCGTCTATCGCGTCAAGCGCGAGTTCGGCGTGCCCGTGGCCGCCTACAGCGTGAGCGGCGAGTACGCCATGGTAAAAGCCGCTGCCGCTAATGGCTGGCTGGACGAAAAGAAGGCGGCCGTTGAGATGCTGACATCCATGAAGCGGGCCGGCGCGGACATGCTCATAACGTATTTTGCTAAAGACGTCGCAACGCTATTAAAGTGAGGTTTATGAAGCTCGATACTTCCAGGGCGCTTTTTGAGGAAGCGTTACAGGTCATGCCCGGGGGCGTCTCCAGCCCCGTTCGGGCCGCGAAGCCGTTCCCGTTCTACACGAAGTCGGCGAAGGGATGCCGGCTGACGGACGCCGACGGCAACGATTACCTTGATTTCTGCATGGGCTACGGCCCGCTCATTTTAGGCCACCAGCCTCCTGCGATCAAAGAGGCCATCCAGAAGCAGCTCGACGCGGGCTGGCTTTACGGTACCCCTTGCGAGCTCGAGGTACGCTTCGCCCAAAAGATAATGAATTATATGCCAGGCATGCAGATGATGCGGTTCGTAAGCACCGGCAGCGAGGCGACCATGAGCGCCATCCGGGCCGCCCGGGGCTACACGGGCAAGGATAAGGTCATCAAAATAGAGGGAGGGTTCCATGGCGCCCACGACGGCGTTCTGGTGAAGGCCGGGTCGGGGGCGGCCACCATGGGCGTGCCGGATTCTCTGGGCGTCCCGAAGGACTTCACGAAGCACACCTTACAGGTGCCATTCAACGATGTCCACGCCATGGAGGCGGCGCTGGAGACAAATAAGGATGAGGTGGCCTGCGTCATAATGGAGCCGATCATGTGCAACATGGGCCCTATCCTCCCGAAGGAAGGGTACCTCCGGGCAGTGCGCAACCTCACCCGGGAGTACGGCGCCGTCTTAATTTTCGACGAGGTCGTGACGGGCTTCCGCATCGGCATGTTCGGGGCCCAGGGCTACTTCGGCGTCGAGCCGGACATGACCACGCTGGGCAAGATCGCCGGCGGCGGCCTGCCAATCGGTATCTTCGGCGGCAAAAAAGAGATCATGGAAACGGTCGCCCCGCAGGGCGGCGTATACCAGGCCGGCACCTTCAACGGCAACCCGCTGTCCCTTGCGGCGGGCATGGCGACGCTCGAGTACTGCGACAAGAACCGGGTGCACCTCAAGCTCAACGAGGACGGCGAGGCCCTCCGGCAGGCGCTGACAGAATTATTAAAGCGGATGAAGCTGGACTACTCGGTCTCGGGCACGGCCTCCATGTTCCAGGTATTCTTCGGCGGGAAGCCCGAGAACTACCGGGAGGCGCTGCTCTGCGATAAGGAGCTATACAGCAAATTCTGGTCGCACATGCTGGAGGGCGGCGTCTTCCTGCCGCCCTCCCAGTTCGAGACGTGCTTCCTCTCCACGGCCCACGAGAAGCGGGACTTCGAGAACCTCCTCAGAGCGTTCATCAAGTCCTGCGGAGCGCTGAAATGAAGGTGGGGACCCGGGGCAGTAAGCTCGCCCTGGCGCAGGCCCGTAAGGTCTGCGGACTGCTCGCCGAAAAGGGCGTGGCCGCGAGCCCCGTCGTCATCAGGACATCGGGCGACGTCCACGCGAGCGAGCCCCTGCACGCCATGAAGGGCGTCGGCGCCTTCGTCCGGGAGATCGACGACCGGCTCCTGGCCGGCGACCTCGACGTCGCCGTGCACAGCCTCAAGGACGTGCCCACGAAGCGGCCAGCGGGGCTGGCGACGGCTGCTACGCTCAAGCGCGAGTCCGCCCTGGACGTGGCCGTAACGCGGGACGGCGAAAGGCTGGCCGAACTAAAGGACGGCGCGGTCGTCGGGACATCGAGCACCCGCCGCATGGCGCTCATAAAAAAATATTACCCCGGCCTGCTGACGAAGAACATCCGGGGCAACGTGGACACGCGGCTGAGGAAATTACGCGAGGGAGAGTACGACGCCATCCTTCTGGCCGAGGCGGGCCTGTTACGGATGGGCATGGATATCGAGGCCGAGCGGCTGGACCCTTACGAGTTCGTGCCCTCGGCGAACCAGGGCGTCATCGCCGTCGTGGCCAGGCCCGGGACGGCCGCCTTTGACGCGGTTTCGGCGCTCAGCGACCCCGACACCTGGCTGGAGACGGGCGTGGAGCGCGCCATCGCCTCTGCCCTGGACGGCGGGTGCGTGGCGCCCATGGGCGCGTACGCACGTCGTACAGGCGAATTCCTTGACGTGGTCGCCGAGGTGCTGTCCCTGGACGGCCGAAGGCATGCCCGGGTCCGCAAGGCGATACCTGTAAAAGGCCATGAGGCCCACGCGCTCAGGCTGGCCGAAGAGCTGGCCGCCTGCGGCGGAAGAGCGCTGGTCGACGAGGCAAAGCGGGAGTTACGATGCGATGATTGAGAAAGGCAAGGTGTACTTGGTCGGGGCGGGGCCTGGCGACCCGGAGCTTTTAACGCGAAAGGCGGAGCGCCTCATTAAAGAGGCGGACGTCATCCTTTACGACGCCCTCGTGGGCGAAGGCATAAAAGAGCTGTTCCCGCAGGGCGTGAAGCTCGTGGACGTGGGTAAGCGCGCCGACGATCATACATTCCCGCAGGACGAGATCAACCGGATGCTCGTAGAGACCGCCCTAAAATATAAAAACGTGGTCCGGCTCAAGGGCGGCGACCCTTACGTATTCGGCCGTGGCGGGGAGGAGGCCGAAGCCCTGAGAAAGGCCGGGATCGAGGTCGAGGCGGTGCCGGGCATCACGTCGGCCATCGCCGTGCCGG
The Methanocella sp. genome window above contains:
- the hemB gene encoding porphobilinogen synthase, with protein sequence MSYPVTRPRRLRKNRLIRDLAAEASFSARDLICPVFIDETAKKRAPIKSMPGVERLPIADVEEEADALEALGIPAILLFGIPGHKDETGSCAFESGNVIETAVKRLKKKRRDLLVITDVCLCEYTTHGHCGPVKGGTVDNDATLDIIAKVAVSHARAGADIVAPSGMMDGMVHAIRSELDFTGFKDTIIMSYAAKYASAMYGPFREAADSGFTGFDRASYQMDYRNGDEALREVAMDLEEGADIVMVKPALSYLDIVYRVKREFGVPVAAYSVSGEYAMVKAAAANGWLDEKKAAVEMLTSMKRAGADMLITYFAKDVATLLK
- the hemL gene encoding glutamate-1-semialdehyde 2,1-aminomutase, producing the protein MKLDTSRALFEEALQVMPGGVSSPVRAAKPFPFYTKSAKGCRLTDADGNDYLDFCMGYGPLILGHQPPAIKEAIQKQLDAGWLYGTPCELEVRFAQKIMNYMPGMQMMRFVSTGSEATMSAIRAARGYTGKDKVIKIEGGFHGAHDGVLVKAGSGAATMGVPDSLGVPKDFTKHTLQVPFNDVHAMEAALETNKDEVACVIMEPIMCNMGPILPKEGYLRAVRNLTREYGAVLIFDEVVTGFRIGMFGAQGYFGVEPDMTTLGKIAGGGLPIGIFGGKKEIMETVAPQGGVYQAGTFNGNPLSLAAGMATLEYCDKNRVHLKLNEDGEALRQALTELLKRMKLDYSVSGTASMFQVFFGGKPENYREALLCDKELYSKFWSHMLEGGVFLPPSQFETCFLSTAHEKRDFENLLRAFIKSCGALK
- the hemC gene encoding hydroxymethylbilane synthase produces the protein MKVGTRGSKLALAQARKVCGLLAEKGVAASPVVIRTSGDVHASEPLHAMKGVGAFVREIDDRLLAGDLDVAVHSLKDVPTKRPAGLATAATLKRESALDVAVTRDGERLAELKDGAVVGTSSTRRMALIKKYYPGLLTKNIRGNVDTRLRKLREGEYDAILLAEAGLLRMGMDIEAERLDPYEFVPSANQGVIAVVARPGTAAFDAVSALSDPDTWLETGVERAIASALDGGCVAPMGAYARRTGEFLDVVAEVLSLDGRRHARVRKAIPVKGHEAHALRLAEELAACGGRALVDEAKRELRCDD
- the cobA gene encoding uroporphyrinogen-III C-methyltransferase → MIEKGKVYLVGAGPGDPELLTRKAERLIKEADVILYDALVGEGIKELFPQGVKLVDVGKRADDHTFPQDEINRMLVETALKYKNVVRLKGGDPYVFGRGGEEAEALRKAGIEVEAVPGITSAIAVPEHAGIPVTHRGCASAVTLITGHEDPTKGESALNFKALAQMRGTIVILMGVSRLKDNVEALLAGGRPRDTPVAVIERGTTEKERITAGTLGNIVGLAELRGVRPPAIIVIGEVVRLRSILK